One segment of Anatilimnocola aggregata DNA contains the following:
- a CDS encoding AlbA family DNA-binding domain-containing protein encodes MDFDKLTTDQLLELIPTQQQDQTREDDRWECKSGIYLAPAKKNELKKELGKQVSAFANSGGGFLLFGLSKERVWEPCVDTVGREPMSDVLDRLVEQSVDQPIRSFRVYRIPFTGDKSKGAYLIHIQDSPAAPHQAKEERQYYYRIGAHSLPAPHFHLELLRNRFTKSVLQIMDVTGVPKDADLNTGVIGVEVQVRIKNISRQATTAWGVLVRNLTENEAWTIPGGGMKDGEMFSQGSSVILPGETRLLTFYIRAGIGKFTATATPLVGLWQQVALELYPVSNNHTGAQYILGQWSNEKWRESYGRFDQELQQVLSRNINR; translated from the coding sequence ATGGATTTCGATAAACTCACCACCGATCAGCTGCTGGAACTGATCCCGACACAGCAGCAGGATCAGACAAGGGAAGATGATCGCTGGGAATGCAAATCTGGGATTTACCTCGCTCCCGCTAAGAAGAACGAACTGAAAAAGGAGCTTGGCAAACAGGTCTCAGCCTTCGCCAATTCCGGTGGCGGCTTTCTGCTGTTCGGCCTGAGCAAAGAACGGGTGTGGGAGCCTTGCGTGGATACCGTTGGCCGTGAGCCAATGTCGGATGTTCTTGATCGATTGGTGGAACAGTCCGTGGACCAGCCGATTCGATCCTTCCGGGTTTATCGAATCCCGTTTACTGGTGATAAGTCGAAAGGGGCCTACCTAATTCACATCCAGGATTCACCGGCCGCTCCCCATCAAGCCAAAGAAGAGCGTCAGTATTACTATCGTATCGGTGCCCACAGTCTGCCGGCCCCACACTTCCACTTGGAACTGTTACGCAACCGGTTCACTAAGTCGGTGCTTCAGATCATGGATGTAACCGGTGTGCCCAAAGATGCGGACTTGAACACTGGCGTGATCGGCGTGGAAGTGCAAGTGAGAATAAAAAACATTTCCCGGCAAGCGACTACGGCGTGGGGGGTGCTCGTAAGAAACCTAACCGAAAACGAGGCGTGGACGATTCCCGGCGGCGGGATGAAAGACGGAGAAATGTTTTCGCAAGGGTCATCCGTCATCTTACCCGGCGAGACTCGATTGCTCACGTTTTATATTCGGGCTGGTATCGGCAAATTTACCGCCACCGCCACCCCACTGGTTGGCCTGTGGCAACAAGTGGCTCTCGAACTCTACCCGGTATCAAATAACCACACCGGGGCTCAATACATCTTGGGGCAATGGTCGAACGAGAAGTGGCGGGAGAGCTATGGTCGGTTCGATCAAGAGCTTCAGCAGGTATTAAGCAGAAACATCAACCGATAG
- a CDS encoding P-loop ATPase, Sll1717 family, whose translation MSKGKSNNHGGTPKPYVLPKDALQRVNLGQAFAEHDPVLTRPGVFVQTPALIAATDLSRAKSFFIGRRGTGKTAITIFLGAKKDNVVSLHPEIFATLANTLSTDEVRDTKQQAFHALVACFQRAMLDEVLSEWVRRNLTDYKAFPDKLRSERNFIEEFDFDSRLLHFVEQGQEAVRKHDDRGWIKLRNRSKEVLHMMATMRESLGPKSDLLLLIDKIDDTWNGSELAVVLLKALMHACVDMASKCNFVHPILFCRENLFQRVRQIDTEFTRLETAVVSLDWTEELLVEMVERRLKVAVNTAPPTGQAWDAFFEQIDGVSSSRYVLNYCQHRPRDILVFCNEAVQEAQSHRRSKVTKADLEVARRKFSLNRLKEVGDEYSENYPQLALVLGRFHGLGNSFTIPALTEFIQKILVEPEIQKHCGEWVNAHSQPFRFATLLYNIGFAGISNKGVVTYRTYEASPDAPSIDGGANVIIHPCYVPALDLREAVVTSLKDTSLQFEGLVLELPEGYELQGYTDKLQAMLKQLANIQHGKPGASEYEDFVGEVLRLCFFLWLNNVQGKSRDINGITIKDWIVANVAHEGFFQMMKTHPNYQATQVIWECKNYTDLGADDFHQAQYYMGGACGNFCIVCFRGDPKESHYYHHIKKIHDQRKGMVLLLGDKDLEVFLRQAIRGRSKDLHIQARFDDTVRLIG comes from the coding sequence GTGTCAAAGGGGAAGAGCAACAATCACGGCGGCACACCGAAACCGTATGTTCTGCCGAAAGACGCTTTGCAACGAGTTAACCTAGGGCAAGCCTTCGCCGAACATGATCCGGTTTTGACGAGGCCGGGCGTTTTCGTTCAGACTCCCGCATTGATTGCCGCAACTGACCTAAGCCGAGCCAAGTCGTTTTTTATCGGGCGGCGGGGAACGGGCAAAACTGCAATCACGATCTTCTTGGGAGCGAAGAAAGATAACGTCGTTTCGCTGCATCCCGAGATTTTTGCAACTCTCGCCAACACACTTTCAACCGATGAAGTTCGGGACACGAAGCAACAAGCGTTTCACGCATTGGTTGCCTGCTTCCAACGAGCGATGCTCGATGAAGTGTTGAGCGAATGGGTTCGGCGCAATTTGACCGATTACAAAGCGTTTCCCGATAAGTTGCGGTCAGAACGCAACTTCATCGAAGAGTTCGATTTTGATTCGAGGTTGCTGCACTTCGTAGAGCAAGGCCAAGAGGCCGTTCGGAAACATGATGACAGAGGTTGGATCAAACTGCGCAACCGCTCAAAAGAAGTCTTGCACATGATGGCCACGATGAGAGAAAGCCTCGGCCCAAAGTCCGATTTGCTTTTGCTCATAGACAAGATTGACGACACTTGGAACGGCTCGGAATTGGCGGTTGTGCTGCTCAAAGCGTTGATGCATGCATGCGTTGACATGGCTTCCAAGTGCAATTTCGTTCATCCGATTTTATTTTGCCGTGAGAATCTGTTCCAACGAGTTCGGCAGATTGACACTGAGTTCACACGTTTGGAGACGGCAGTTGTTTCGCTCGATTGGACGGAAGAATTGCTTGTAGAAATGGTGGAACGGCGGCTCAAAGTTGCCGTCAACACCGCCCCTCCAACCGGGCAGGCGTGGGATGCGTTCTTCGAGCAGATCGACGGCGTGTCCTCTAGTCGCTACGTTCTGAACTACTGCCAACATCGACCGAGAGACATTCTCGTTTTCTGCAACGAGGCGGTACAAGAAGCTCAATCGCACCGACGTTCCAAAGTGACCAAGGCAGACCTCGAAGTTGCTCGGCGCAAGTTTTCATTGAATCGACTGAAGGAAGTGGGTGATGAATACTCCGAAAACTATCCGCAACTAGCGCTAGTTCTCGGTCGTTTTCATGGCCTCGGCAACTCGTTCACCATTCCGGCGCTGACCGAGTTCATTCAAAAGATTCTAGTTGAACCCGAGATTCAGAAGCATTGCGGCGAATGGGTAAATGCCCACAGTCAGCCATTCCGATTCGCAACTTTGCTGTACAACATCGGCTTCGCAGGCATCAGCAACAAGGGCGTTGTCACTTATCGGACTTACGAAGCATCGCCCGATGCCCCTTCAATCGACGGCGGCGCAAACGTCATCATTCATCCTTGTTACGTTCCGGCGCTCGATCTTCGAGAGGCTGTTGTTACCTCGTTGAAAGATACCTCGTTACAGTTTGAGGGGCTTGTTCTCGAATTGCCCGAGGGGTACGAACTGCAAGGGTACACCGACAAACTTCAAGCGATGTTGAAGCAACTCGCCAACATCCAACATGGTAAACCCGGAGCAAGCGAGTACGAAGATTTTGTTGGCGAAGTTTTGCGGCTCTGCTTTTTCCTTTGGCTAAACAACGTTCAGGGCAAGTCACGGGACATCAACGGGATTACGATCAAGGATTGGATCGTTGCCAACGTTGCGCACGAAGGCTTCTTTCAAATGATGAAGACGCATCCGAACTATCAGGCAACCCAAGTGATTTGGGAATGCAAAAACTACACCGACCTCGGGGCTGACGATTTTCACCAAGCACAGTATTACATGGGTGGAGCCTGCGGCAACTTCTGCATCGTCTGTTTTCGAGGCGATCCGAAGGAATCGCACTATTACCACCACATCAAGAAGATTCACGATCAGCGCAAGGGAATGGTTTTGCTGCTAGGCGACAAAGATTTGGAAGTGTTCCTTCGCCAAGCAATCAGAGGCCGGTCAAAGGACTTGCACATTCAAGCCCGCTTCGACGATACGGTAAGGCTGATCGGTTAG
- a CDS encoding ComEA family DNA-binding protein yields MPRPPSAPNNGPRWSLRLADQGTAAVILLVALGYIGVHWWRHQQAESRLVDIDRTPVLVAKFQIDINAADWPEFALLPGVGEVLAKRIVDDRQTNGPFRDWNDLRRVRGIGPKTFEGIKPFLLPLADLNATAGP; encoded by the coding sequence ATGCCTCGCCCACCATCAGCGCCGAATAATGGACCGCGCTGGTCGCTGCGCTTGGCCGATCAGGGGACTGCTGCCGTCATACTGCTCGTCGCGCTCGGCTACATCGGCGTGCATTGGTGGCGGCATCAGCAGGCCGAATCGAGATTGGTCGATATCGATCGCACGCCGGTGCTGGTGGCCAAGTTTCAGATCGATATCAACGCTGCTGACTGGCCGGAGTTCGCCCTGCTGCCCGGCGTGGGCGAAGTCCTCGCCAAGCGCATTGTCGACGACCGCCAGACCAACGGTCCCTTTCGCGATTGGAACGACCTGCGCCGCGTCCGCGGCATTGGCCCCAAAACGTTCGAGGGAATCAAACCCTTCTTACTCCCCCTGGCCGACCTGAACGCCACCGCAGGCCCCTAA
- the purD gene encoding phosphoribosylamine--glycine ligase produces the protein MRVLVIGNGGREHALAWKLRQSSRVTQVFIAPGNAGTLEEGENVAIAANDIPGLIKFAQTAKIDLTVVGPEGPLVEGVVDAFQAAKLRVFGPSRAAAQLEGSKIFCKEMLRHADVPSADFHVFKSPEAAQRFILDRYPSEDESVPVVVKADGLAAGKGVIVCQRRRDALDAIDRIARKREFGDAGKQFIIEDRLDGQEASVLAFTDGRTIVTLPPAQDHKPAYDGDKGPNTGGMGAYCPAHIVDDRMLSWIEEHMLVPTVHAMKRSRQPFKGVLYAGIMLTNQGPRVLEYNVRLGDPECQPLLMRLQTDLVDVIEATIDGKLDELGPLKWDPRPAVCVVMASEGYPGDYEKGRQIRGLDEAGALPDVKVFHSGTALVDNKVVTNGGRVLAVTALGNTLAAAKLQAYTAVKCIRWPGAWCRKDISDKARLPPKEDTWRDKPRR, from the coding sequence ATGAGAGTACTGGTGATCGGCAACGGAGGCCGCGAGCATGCGCTGGCGTGGAAGCTGCGGCAGAGTTCGCGCGTGACCCAGGTCTTCATCGCGCCGGGCAATGCGGGGACCTTGGAAGAAGGGGAAAACGTAGCGATTGCGGCCAACGATATCCCCGGGCTAATCAAGTTTGCGCAGACGGCCAAGATCGACCTGACTGTGGTCGGTCCGGAAGGTCCGCTGGTCGAAGGTGTGGTCGATGCCTTTCAAGCGGCCAAGCTGCGGGTGTTTGGCCCCAGCCGGGCAGCGGCGCAGTTGGAGGGGAGCAAGATCTTCTGCAAAGAGATGCTCCGGCATGCCGACGTTCCTTCGGCCGATTTTCACGTCTTTAAAAGCCCCGAAGCAGCGCAACGATTCATTCTGGACCGCTATCCGTCGGAAGACGAATCGGTGCCGGTCGTGGTAAAGGCCGACGGCCTGGCAGCTGGCAAAGGGGTGATTGTTTGTCAGCGGCGGCGCGATGCACTCGATGCAATCGACCGCATTGCCCGCAAGCGCGAGTTCGGCGATGCCGGCAAGCAGTTCATCATCGAAGATCGGCTCGATGGTCAGGAGGCCAGCGTGCTCGCCTTTACTGATGGCCGGACGATTGTCACGCTCCCTCCCGCGCAAGATCACAAGCCTGCCTATGACGGCGACAAGGGACCGAACACCGGCGGCATGGGTGCGTATTGCCCGGCACACATTGTCGACGATCGGATGCTCTCTTGGATCGAAGAGCACATGCTGGTGCCGACCGTCCACGCGATGAAGCGCTCGCGGCAGCCGTTCAAAGGCGTGCTCTATGCGGGCATCATGCTGACGAATCAAGGGCCGCGCGTACTGGAGTACAACGTGCGCTTGGGCGATCCCGAATGTCAGCCACTGCTAATGCGACTGCAAACCGACCTGGTCGATGTGATTGAAGCGACCATCGACGGCAAGCTCGACGAACTGGGCCCGCTGAAGTGGGATCCTCGCCCTGCTGTCTGCGTGGTGATGGCCAGCGAAGGCTATCCCGGCGACTACGAAAAAGGACGCCAGATTCGCGGCCTCGACGAAGCGGGCGCATTGCCCGATGTGAAGGTGTTCCACTCGGGCACCGCGCTGGTCGATAACAAAGTGGTGACCAACGGCGGCCGCGTGCTCGCCGTCACCGCGCTCGGCAACACGTTGGCTGCTGCGAAGTTGCAAGCCTATACCGCCGTGAAGTGCATTCGCTGGCCTGGTGCCTGGTGCCGCAAAGACATTTCCGACAAAGCCCGCCTGCCCCCTAAAGAAGATACGTGGCGGGATAAGCCACGGCGGTAA